CCTATCAAAAGCGGCCAATTTTTCGATCAAATGAATGTCCTCCAATAAAACGGGACCATATTCACCAACGGTCTTTGAATTTTGGTTGTCTCCCACAGGGGCACCAAAATTAGTTGTCATTTGTTGCGCCATTGTATATCCAAAACACAATACGCAGATTAAAGTGATGTTCAGTTTTCTCACGGTTTTACTATTTATTTTTAAACAAAGTAAGAGGGATTGATTATATTTATCAAATAGATAATATAAACTATGATATTTATAAAATAAATATGACAATTCAACAATTACGTTATATAGTGGCCTTGGACAACCACAGGAATTTTGTACGGGCCTCCGAAAGTTGCCATGTGGCCCAGCCCACGCTTACATTACAGGTAAAAAAGTTGGAGTACCAGATATCCCTGACGTTGTTCGACCGAAGTACACAACCTTTAAAACCAACGCCCACGGGAGAAAAGTTTATCCAAAAAGCACGGGAAATACTAGGGGAGATAGAGCAATTAAGGGCCTTGGTCAATGATGAGCGGAATTCAATGGAGGGTACGTTCAGTATTGGGGTCATACCCACTTTGGCGCCGTATTTGTTGCCTTTGTTCGTAAAGGAGTTTTTAACGGATTTCCCTAAGACCAAGCTTCAGATACAGGAGCTACAGAGCGAGGAAATCATAGAGCAATTGGAAAAGGAACAGTTGGACATGGGATTGTTGGCCACACCGCTAAATGAGAAGAACATAGTGGAAACCCCTATTTTTTACGAACCTTTTTTGGTCTATACCGATGATGTGGAAAAAATAAGGAACGGAAAGGATAGGATAAGCACAGACGACCTAAAGCCCGAAGGTATTTGGTTATTGGGGAAAGGACATTGTTTTAGGAACCAAACCTTGAAGTTCTGCGAATTCGATACGTTGGAATTTGAACGTAACCTAATCATGGAAGGTGGGTCCATCGAAACCTTAAAACCCATGATAAAGAAAGTATCCGGATATACGCTGATTCCAGAGCTTTCCTATAAGGAATCCACCGATAAGAAAAGTATTATTCGTTTTAGGGAACCACAGCCCGTACGGGAAATCAGTATTGTTACGCATAAAAATTTTATAAGGGAACGCCTTGTTATGGAACTTAGAAAATCGATACTGTCCAATACCCCCGATTCTTTTAGGAAAAACACCCGTTTTGTGAAAGTGAACTGGCGATGAATCTGATTTTTGATTCACTAATCCATAGAAATCGGAACTTGGACATTTATATAAAATAGTGGTATATACAGTCCCGAGATAATTAGGTAGAATATGGCGACTCGTTAATTGCTTGCGAATAGTGGGAATGCTGACCAAGTGGATATTTTCGGATTCTTTTTAAACCTCCCAAACGTAATTCAAAAGTTCAAATAAAGGATAGAAACCATACTATAAGAAAGCCCTCAAAACAATGTATGTATTGAGGGCACTTCCCAACTAAAATAAACACTAAACTATACGTTTCGGGTACTACTAATCTCCCTTTTTTCTGAGTTTGCTAATTCACTTTCTACAACAACGCGTTTTACTTATAAATTCCTAAACGTACCGTCAATAGGACTATGAAAACTACTGTTGAAAGAATAAAACAGGTAAAGGGGAAAAAGAAATAAATCAGTTTGTTCGTAGCTTCTCTTTTCATTTGGTTCTGTTGATTTAATTGATGAAACAAAGAAATGATGATGAAGAAAAATATGCCACAAAACCTCAGTGAGGGCGAAAATCGACACTTAAAAGGGAAAAAGGGGAGGTAAAAAAACAATACATTTACCCTACGTAACAGCGACTATCACCCCAATTGGTTTATGATATATG
The nucleotide sequence above comes from Flagellimonas sp. HMM57. Encoded proteins:
- a CDS encoding hydrogen peroxide-inducible genes activator — encoded protein: MTIQQLRYIVALDNHRNFVRASESCHVAQPTLTLQVKKLEYQISLTLFDRSTQPLKPTPTGEKFIQKAREILGEIEQLRALVNDERNSMEGTFSIGVIPTLAPYLLPLFVKEFLTDFPKTKLQIQELQSEEIIEQLEKEQLDMGLLATPLNEKNIVETPIFYEPFLVYTDDVEKIRNGKDRISTDDLKPEGIWLLGKGHCFRNQTLKFCEFDTLEFERNLIMEGGSIETLKPMIKKVSGYTLIPELSYKESTDKKSIIRFREPQPVREISIVTHKNFIRERLVMELRKSILSNTPDSFRKNTRFVKVNWR